The following are from one region of the Betta splendens chromosome 15, fBetSpl5.4, whole genome shotgun sequence genome:
- the LOC121202759 gene encoding uncharacterized protein LOC121202759 isoform X2, which produces MTNIWNDTSREMRRLDVSEWETLIGAVCKDRHWTLIVIYPRQGKALYIDPFGATSGQLMQCRDKTRAFLRRKNINISRWKCETISHPRQQDSTSCGVFVCKIAEQLLLGQQVVFQTEKAAIDLIRLEMAQKLIDESDDLMDLCHACGDRDTSEALVDDWIECTTCQRWFHWVCVGKPNTEAVFLCPACQ; this is translated from the exons ATGACCAACATTTGGAACGACACATCAAGGGAGATGAGACGG CTAGATGTTTCGGAGTGGGAAACATTAATCGGTGCTGTCTGTAAGGATAGACATTGGACGCTAATT GTGATCTATCCAAGGCAAGGAAAGGCTTTATATATTGATCCATTTGGCGCCACATCCGGTCAACTAATGCAATGCAGGGATAAAACAAG GGCTTTCTTGCGGagaaaaaacattaacatttccAGATGGAAATGTGAAACTATTTCCCACCCTCGGCAGCAAGACTCAACATCCtgtggcgtgtttgtgtgcaaa ATTGCAGAGCAACTCTTGCTGGGACAGCAAGTTGTATTTCAGACAGAGAAGGCGGCAATTGACCTAATCCGCCTAGAAATGGCCCAAAAACTTATTGATGAGTCGG ATGACTTAATGGATCTTTGCCACGCCTGTGGGGACAGAGACACCTCAGAAGCCCTTGTGGACGACTGG ATTGAATGCACAACCTGCCAACGTTGGTTCCACTGGGTGTGTGTAGGAAAGCCCAACACAGAAGCCGTGTTCCTCTGTCCAGcctgccagtga
- the LOC121202759 gene encoding uncharacterized protein LOC121202759 isoform X1, protein MTNIWNDTSREMRRLDVSEWETLIGAVCKDRHWTLIVIYPRQGKALYIDPFGATSGQLMQCRDKTRAFLRRKNINISRWKCETISHPRQQDSTSCGVFVCKIAEQLLLGQQVVFQTEKAAIDLIRLEMAQKLIDESDDLMDLCHACGDRDTSEALVDDWVTNFETMFNVCLFIQCAYFILMMCVLFFRLNAQPANVGSTGCV, encoded by the exons ATGACCAACATTTGGAACGACACATCAAGGGAGATGAGACGG CTAGATGTTTCGGAGTGGGAAACATTAATCGGTGCTGTCTGTAAGGATAGACATTGGACGCTAATT GTGATCTATCCAAGGCAAGGAAAGGCTTTATATATTGATCCATTTGGCGCCACATCCGGTCAACTAATGCAATGCAGGGATAAAACAAG GGCTTTCTTGCGGagaaaaaacattaacatttccAGATGGAAATGTGAAACTATTTCCCACCCTCGGCAGCAAGACTCAACATCCtgtggcgtgtttgtgtgcaaa ATTGCAGAGCAACTCTTGCTGGGACAGCAAGTTGTATTTCAGACAGAGAAGGCGGCAATTGACCTAATCCGCCTAGAAATGGCCCAAAAACTTATTGATGAGTCGG ATGACTTAATGGATCTTTGCCACGCCTGTGGGGACAGAGACACCTCAGAAGCCCTTGTGGACGACTGGGTAACAAACTTTGAAAccatgtttaatgtttgtttgtttattcaatgtgcttattttatattaatgatGTGTGTTCTATTTTTCAGATTGAATGCACAACCTGCCAACGTTGGTTCCACTGGGTGTGTGTAG